TACCGAGCCCACCGCACCGCGTCTGGGAGATCGTCTCCAACCCCTCCGAGGTCGTCGCCTGCGTCAACGGCGCGGAGCTCGGCGAGGCCCACGACGACGGCTCCTTCGACGGCACCCTCGTCGTCAAGTTCGGGGCGATGAAGGTGAGTTTCGCCGCCAGAGTCGCTCTGGATCTCACCGAGTCCGACCACGAGGGCCGCCTCTCGGCCCGCGGCAAGGACGGCCAGGGCGGCACCCGCTTCACCGCCCACGCCACGTTCCGGGTGACCGAGGGCGAAGGACCCGGCGACTCGCGCGTGACCGTCCAGGGCGAGGTCCAACTCAACGGCAGGCTCGCCCCGTTGGTCGAGTCCGGTGCCGGGGCGATGGTCTCGCGGATGACCCGGGAGTTCTCGGCGGAGCTGATCCAGCGGTGCGCCGGAGCTGAGGCGCAGGCACCGGCACGCCGCGCCGGGCTGCTGGGCCGCCTGCGCGCCTGGTGGGCGCGGCTCCTGACGAGAAGTCAGAAAGCTTCTGTGTCAGGTGACTTCGCGACCGAGGAGGCAGGCGATGACCCCGCCCAGGCTCAATAACGTGATCGGCGCACTGGAGTCGGGACGCCACGCCTTCGCCTCCTTCGCCGCCCCCGACCCTGCGTCCGCCGTCGAGTTCAGTACCACCGACTACGACGGCCTGGTCTTCGAGACCGAGCACAAACCCTGGGACGTCACCGCCCTGCGGGACAGCCTCCAGTACCTTCTGAACCGACGTCAGATCCACGCAGCCGACAGCCTCGCGCCCGCCGTCACCCCGCTCGTGCGGATCCCGGCCAACGGCGGCGAGAAGGCGCAGTGGCACGCGAAACAGGTCCTCGACCTCGGTGCGTACGGGGTGGTCTGGCCGCACATCACCACAGTGGACGAGGCCCGTAACGCGGTCGCGGCCTGCCGCTACCCGAGCCTCCCCGGCAGCCCCCGCCACGAGCCCGCCGGCCTGCGCGGCGACAGCCCGGGCGCGGCGGCCCGCTACTGGGGCATCACCAACGCCGAGTACTACGCGAGGAGTGACGTCTGGCCGCTCGACCCGGACGGCGAAGTCCTCGTCGCCCTCATGATCGAGGACCAGCGCGGCATCGAGAACCTCCCCGACATCCTCGACCAGGTCCCCGGCATCGGGCTGATCCTGATCGGAGAGGGCGACCTGAGCCAGGAGTTGGGCGTACCGCGCCAGTACGAACATCCGCGCGTCCTGGAGTGCAAGCGCCGCGTCCTCGACGTCTGCGGGGAGCGCGGAGTCGCCGTCGGCCATCCGCATGTCACCGCCGACAATGTCAAGCAAGTCCTCGACGACGGCTACCGGTTCCTGATGTCGGCGCCCGTGCGCTCGTACCCGGGCCTCGACCTGGGCCGCACCCTGACCGGCCGCATCCCCGGAAGGGAGGGCCTTCGGTGATCATCGACAGCCACGGCCACTTCACCACCGCCCCGCCCGCGCTGGGCAGTTGGCGCGAACGGCAGATCCGCGCCTTCGAGGAATCGGGCGCCCGCGTGTCACCCGACGACCTCCACATCACCGACGACGAGATCAAGAACGCGGTGGAACATGGCCAGTTGAAACTCCAGCTGGAACGCGGCACGGACCTGGGCCTGTTCTCCCCGGGCGCCGGCAAGATGGCCCACCACTACGGCGACGAACGCACGAGCCTCGACTGGTCCCGGGTCAGCAACGACCTGATCGCCCGGGTCTGCGGCCTGTTCCCGGGCCGGTTCGTCGGCGTGTGCCAGCTGCCCCAGTCACCGGGCGACGCGCTGCCCGTCTCGGTGCGCAACTCCGTCACCGAACTGGAGCGCTGCGTCGAGGAGTTGGGCTTCGTCGGCTGCCTCCTCAACCCCGACCCCTCGGACGGCTACTGGCAGGCACCGCCCCTCACCGACCCGGTGTACTACCCGCTCTACGAGAAGCTCGTCGAACTCGACGTCCCCGCGATGGTCCATGTGGCGATGTCCAGGAACCCTGCCCTGCAAGGGACTTGTGCGCACTACCTCAACGGCGACACCGCGGTCTTCATGCAGCTGTGCATGTCCGACCTGTTCACCGACTTCCCGACCCTGAAGCTGATCCTGCCGCACGGCGGCGGCGCGGTCCCCTACCACTGGGGCCGCTACCGGGGCGTCATGCAGGACCAGGGCCGGCCCCCGCTGGAGGAAGCGGTCCTGCGCAACGTCTACTTCGACACCTGCGTGTACCACCGGCGCGGCATGCGACTCCTCGTCGACGTGATCCCCACCGAGAACATCCTCTTCGCCTCGGAGATGATCGGCGCCGTCCGCGGCGTGGATCCCGAGACCGGCCACCGCTTCGACGACACGAAGTGGCTCCTCGACTCCCTCGACACGCTGAGCGACACCGACCGGCGCGCGATCTACGGCGGCAACGCCCTGCGTGTGTTCGGCCGCTTGGAGGGCGTGCTCAAGAACATCCCGTCAAGCACCCTGTCCGCCTCGTCAAGCACCCTGTCCGTCCCGTCCAACACCCTTAAGGAAGCCGGGAATTGAAGGCCTATGAAGCCCTCGCCGAGGCGTTCGTCAAGGAGGGCACCAGCGACGTCTTCGGCATGATGGGCGACGCCAACATGCACTGGATGAACGCGCTGGACCGGCGCGGCGTCCGCCTCTACGAGGTACGCCACGAAGGCTCCGGCCTCGGCATGGCCGACGGCTGGGCCCGAACCACCGGCCGACCGGGGGTGGTTACGACGACCAGCGGCCCCGGCACCTCCCAGCTCGCCACCTCGATGATCGTCGCGAACCGCGCCCGCACCCCGCTGGTCGCCTTCTGCGGCGAGACCAGCTGGGGCGACCAGGGCGCCGTGCAGTACCTGGACCAGCGCCGCTTCGCCGCCGCCGTCGAGTGCGGCTTCGTCCACCTCTCCCGCCCCGACCAGGCCCAGGACGCCGTACAGCGCGCCTTCTACCAGGCCCGCACCGAGTCACGGCCGGTGATGCTGAGCGCTCCGATCGACGTGCAGCAGGGGGAGTTGGAGGACGACGACGAGTACGTCCCCTCCCTCGCCCTCCTCGACAGCCCCCGCCTCCTGCCCGACCCGGCCCGGATCGCCGCGGCCTGCGACATCGTCCGGGCGAGCAAGCGCGTGGTCATCGTCGCCGGACGCGGGGCGCGCCGGGCGGGCGCCGGCGGTGAGGTACTCGCCCTCCAGCAGCGGACCGGAGCCCTCCTCGCCACCACCCTCCAGGCGAAGAACTGGCTCTGCGACAGCACCCGTTACCACGTCGGCCTCGCCGGGCTGTTCGGCAGCAGGACGGCCACGGAACTCCTCCAGGAGGCCGACTGCGTGATCGCGGTGGGCGCCAGTCTCAACAGCTACACCATCGAGCACGGCTACCTCTTCCCCGACGCCCAGTACATCCAGATCGACGTCTCCCCGCACATCGTGATGGGCAACGGCAGGGCCGCCGACTGCTACATCCAGGCCGACGCGGTCACCGCCGTCGGCGAGTTGAGCCGCGCCCTGGAAGAACGCTCGGTCCACCTCGACGGCTTCCACACCGACGACGTCCTGCGCCGCCTCGCCGAACCGCTCCAGCCCCCGGCGTCGTACGTCACCGAACCGGGCCGCATCGACCCACGCCAGGCGATCCGCATCCTGGACGACGAACTCCCCGGCGACATGGGCCTGGTGCTCGGCAGCGGACACCAAGTCGACTTCGGCACCATGCTGTTCCAGCGCTCCCGCGAAGTCCTCTCCAACTACGGCATGTTCGGCGCCATCGGCCAGGCCCCGCTCCTCGCGATCGGCCGGCTGATCGCCGAGGGACGGCGCCCCGGGTTCGTGGTGGAGGGCGACGCCAGCTTCCTGATGCACCTCTCCGAGTTCGAGACAGCCTGCCGGTACGGCATCCCGCTCCTCGTCGTCGTCATGAACGACGAAGGACTCGGCGCCGAGTACCACAAGTCCCGCTCCAAGGGCCTCGACCCGAACCTCGCCCTCATCCCGACCCCGGAACTTGGACCGGTCGCGGTGGCTCTGGGCGGGGCAGGCGCCACGGTCCGCACCCCGGCCGAACTGACCGCCGCCGTCGCGGAGTTCGTGCGCGCGCCCCGCCCCACCGTGATCGACGTCCGCATCACCCGCGAGGTGCTGAGCGTCCCCTACCGCCGCCTCATGTACGGCGAGGACGTATGAGGCGGGCACCGATGACACCGCTGACCGTCCTGCTGGGCGACTACCCGCACACCCGGCACCTGAGGGAGACCCCCGTCCTGGGCGGCGACTGCCGCTTCGTCGAGGCCTCCCCGCTGTACCCGGCCTTCGCCCGCATGGTCCGCCAACTGGAGTACGACGTCTGCGAGTTGGCTCTCGCCACCTACCTCCAGGCCCGCGAGGCCGGCGTCCCGGTCACACTGTTCCCGGTCGTGATGATCGGCGGCACCCACCACCGCTCCCTGACCCGCCTCCCGGACGGCCCCGACCTCACCCCCGGCCAACTCGTCGGCCGCCGGGTGGGCGTGCGCTCCTACAGCCAGACCACCGGCCTGTGGGTGCGCGGCCTGCTCCGCGAGGAGTACGGCGTCGAGGCCTCCGACGTCACCTGGGTCACCACCGAGGAACCCCACGTCGCCCAGTACCGCGAACCGGCCTACGTGGAACGGTCCAAGGCCGGGCGCGTAGTCGATCTGCTCCGCGCCGGGGAGGTCGAGGCGGCCGTGCTCGGCCCACGCGCGATCGACGGTCAGGGCGAGGGCCTGGTCCCGCTGATCCCCGACGCGGAGGCGGCGGGCCTCGCCTGGATCGACCGGCACGGCACCGTCCCCGCCAACCACGTGGTGGTCGTCCGCGACGACGTCCTGCGGTCCCAGCCGGAGGCGGTACTCGCCCTGTACCGCTCCCTCAAGGACGCCATCGCCGCCACCGCGCGGGAGCGCGACGACTCACCGGCCGGTCGCGCGGTAGCCGCGGGTTGGACCGTTCCACTCGCCAACTGCCTTGAGATCGCCGGGCGCTACGCCCTGGAACAGGAACTCGTGCGCACCCCCGTGGACGTGGGCGCGATCGAGAAGGAAACCGCGTTCGTCCGGGGAAGCTGAGAGGAGGACAGTGATGACAGGACTACGACACCGGCCGAGCGCCCCCAGCCGGCGCCCCGACCGGTGGACACCGGACCTCCTCGCGAAGATCGACTGGCGCCGCCGCGCGGCGGCCGAACCCTTCCGCGGAGTGACCACACCGGACGGCGTACGCCCGGGCCTCTTCCCGCTGCGCGACACCGGTGTGGACGTCGGCCCGGTACGGCAGGCGGCGGAGGACTACCTCGCCGCACTCTCGCCGACGCAACTGGCCGCCGGCAGATTCCCCGTCGACGATGTGACATGGCGTCACTGGGCCAACGGGGCACGGTACTTCCTCCGCCACGGCCTCTGTCTGGAGGACTTCGACGACGAGGGACGGCGCCGCGCCCTGGACGTCGTCCGTGCCAGTCTCAGCGCCTACGGCTACACCCAGGTCGTCGATCTGATGCACCTCAATCTCACCATCGGCGAACTCCGCGGTGAGCAGGACCTGTTGAACGAGTGGCTGTACTGGTTCAGCGTCTACGGCGAGCCCGAGAACGGCCGCCCCTGGGGCTGGCAGCTCGACGGCCACCACGTCAACGTCAACTGCGTCTTCGTCGGCGACCAGATGGTGCTGACGCCCACCTTCCTGGGCGCCGAACCGGTGACCGCCACGTCCGGGAAGTACGCCGGGACGACCGTCTTCCGGCGCGAAGAGGCCGTAGGGCAGGAGCTGTTCACCACGCTGACGCGCCGTCAGCGGGAGCGGGCGGTGATCGCGGACGAGCTGCCGCCCGACCTGTTCGTCGGAGCCTTCCGCGACAACTTCCAACTGGCCCACCAGGGCCTGCCGTTGAGCGAACTGACCTCGGGCCCGCGGGCGGTCGCGGCGGAACTCATGGGCCTCTACGTCAACCGGGCCGCCGACGGCCACGCACGGGTCCGCATGGACGAGGTCACCGCCCACCTCGCGGACACCCTCTTCGCCTGGATCGGCGACGGCGCACCGGACAGCGCCTTCTACTACCGCCTCCACAGCCCGGTGATCCTCGTCGAGTTCGAGCACCAGGCCGGGGTCATGTTCGACAACGACGTGCCCTCGCGCAAACACATCCACACCGTGGTCCGCACCCCGAACGGCAACGACTACGGGGCCGATCTGCTGCGCCGGCACCACGAGCGGTTCCATCGGAAGAGGAGCACGGGATGAAGATGGTTCTGGGCCGCGACGACCTCGCGGCCGCCGCGGAGACCGCCGTCCGCGCCACCGGGACGGACCTCGAACGGCTCGACGTACGGCCCGTGCACAAGGCCTCGCGCGGCTTCGTCAACGACACGGACGTGGACCTCTGCGAGCTGGCGGTCGTCACGCTGCTCCAGGCCGTCGCCCACGGGAAGCCCGTCGTGCTGCTCCCGGTCACCACGCTCGGCCGCCACCAGCATCAAACCCTGGTCACCTGCGGCGAGTTGACGCTCGCCGACATCGAGGGCGGCACCGTCGGCGTCCGTTCCTGGAGCCAGACCACCGGCGTGTGGGTACGCGGTTTCCTGAGCGAGCAGTACGGGGTCGACCTGCGCGACGTCGGCTGGGTCGTCTACGAGGACGGTCACGTCGACGAGCACGAGGACCCGGCCTGGGTGAAGCGGGCCCCGGAAGGCGCCCGGCTCCAGGCCGACTTCCTCGAAGGACGCCTCGACTTCGGGATCATGGGCAACGAACTCCCGGTCGACGACCGCATCCGCACCGCGATCCCGGACGCGTCCGACGTCGCCCAACAGTGGGCGCTCACCAAGGGGTTCGCCCCCGTCAACCACGTCATCGGCGTCACCGAGGCCGCCGCCCGCGAGCACTCCGCCGCCCTCTGCGCCGCCTACGACGCGATGCGCGCCGCGCTCTCGCCGACCAGCCCCGTGGACTTTAGCCCCGTCGGCTTCGAGGCGCTGCGCGGACCGTTCGCGCAGGCCGCCCAATACGCCCTGGAGCAGGGCGTGTTGCCCCGGCCCGTCTCCTTCGACGAGCTGGTGGAGGGGAGTTGCGCGGCCCTCGGCGTGGAGCCCGCGCGGCTCGGCGGATGAGCAGCCGGGCGAACGGCCGTGGCCCACACATCCATGGAACGGAAGGCAGGCAATGCAGAAGCTCTCGGTGGCCCTCGGGGAGTACCCGCACGGGCAGGCGCTTCTCGACGGCGAGGTCGAGGTGGACGGGTACCGGGTCGAACCGGTCGAGGTCCGGCCGGTCATCGGCGCCTACCGGCGGATGATCCGCGACCTGGAGTTCGACGTGTGCGAACTCGCCCCCGTCTCCTACCTGATGGCCAGGCAGGAAGGCGTCCCGCTCACCGCGATCCCCGTGTTCCTCAACCGGCGTTTCCACCACGGAGACGTGCAGTGCGCCGAGGACTCGGCCATCCGCGCGCCCCGCGACCTGGAGGGCCGCCGGGTCGGGGTCCGCGCGTACACGGTGACCACCGGGGTGTGGGTGCGCGGCATCCTCGCCGAGCAGTACGGCGTGGACGTCGAGAAGATCACCTGGGTGGTGGACGACGACGACCACATCGAGGGCCGCACCCCGCCGAACGTCGAACGGGTCGCGGACGGACGGTCGTTGGGCGAGCTGCTGCGCGCCGGTGACATCGACGCCGCGTTCACCGGCAACGCGGGCACCGGCCGGGCCGGCGCACCCCGGGAGGGTTGGGCGGCGGCGGACGAGGGGGTCGGCGACGGGCCGTACCCGCTCTTCCCGGCCGCCGAAGTCCTCGCCGTGGACTGGTACTTGCGCACCGGCATCTACCCGCTGCACTCCCTCATCGCCCTCCGCTCCGACCTCGTCGAACGCGACCCCGCCCTCCCCGCCAAGCTCTACACGGCCTTTGCCGACAGCAAGCGCAGGCAACTCGCTGCCGATCCCGACTGGTTGGCTCAACCCCGCTTCGCCCGCCAGGCCCGGCAGATCGGCGGCGACCCCGTCCCCTACGGCATCGACGCCAACGAGCCGAGCCTCGCCGCGCTCGTGCGGTTCTCCCGGGACCAGGGACTTCTCGACCCCGGTTTCCCGACCGACCCGCACGCCCTGTTCGCCGCCGGCGACCACCCCGACGCCTGACCGAAACGACGTACTGCACAAGGGAGTTGGACCATGGACGTGGTCGACGCACACTGCCACATCATCTCGGAGGACCAGGCCCGGTACCCGCGGGCGCCGATCGGCGGCAAGCAGTCGGCGTGGGCCGAGTCCCGGCCGGTGACAGCCGCCGGGATGGTGACCCGCATGGACGAGGCGGGCATCGGCCAGGCCGTCCTCGTCCAGGCCACCACGGCCTACGGCTACGACAACTCCTATGTCCTCGACAGCTGTCGCAGCCGCCCCGGACGTTTCGCCGCCGTCGGCACCTTCGATCCGCTGCGGCCGGACGCCGCCGACATCCTGGCGAACGCGGTCGGTGACGGAGGGCTCGCAGGCGTGCGGCTGTTCACGAGCGGCAGCACGGTGCCGACGCAGGGGGAGTGGTTCGCGGCTCCCGAGACGTATGAATTCTGGCGTCGGGCGGGGGAGTTGGACATCACCGTCTGTCTTCAGATGCGGCTCGGGGCGGCGACCAAGCAACTCCGGCAGGTGCTGGAGCGGTTCCCGGACGTCCGGGTCCTCCTCGACCACATCGGCTACCCGGACATCGCCGCCTCGCCCGCCCGCGCCGGTGCCGATGTAGCCGAACTCGCCCAGCACGCGGGCCTGTTCCTGAAACTCACCCACCGCAATCTGGAGCGGCTGTACGACGCCGGTGACGCGGCGGCCGACTTCCTCGAACCCGTCGTAGCCGCGTTCGGCGCCGAACGGATCGCCTGGGGCTCCAACTGCCCTGCGGCGGAACAGTCGTTGCCCGAACTGCTGCGACTCGCGGAGGACGTCCTGGCCGTACTCCCGGACGACGCCCGGCAGGCGATCTTCGCCGGCACGGCACGACGGCTGTACCCCGGGCTGACCGAAGAAGGCGCCTGAACGGGACATACTCCCGGGACGGCCGACATCAGCGGCCGGCAACCCTTCCGAGAACACACAGGTGATCAAGGTGGACATCAGCGGTTACGACGACGTCGTGGATCCGGGCCGGACGTCGCCCACCCGGCACAGCCAGGCCTACGACGGGCTGCGCTCGCTGCTCCTGTCGGGCAGCGTCGAGCCGGGCACCCGGCTCACCGAGGCCGACCTGACCAGGATGTTCAACGTCTCGCGCAGCACCATGCGCGCGGTGCTGGTCCGGCTGACCCAGGAGGGCTACGTCACCAGCGAGGTCAACCGCGGTGTCCGCACCCGGAGTTTCTCCGTCGAGGAGGCCGCGGACATCCTGGAGGCGCGCGAGACGCTGGAGTCCGCCCTCGCCGGGAAGGCCGCCGAGCGCGCCACCGACGAGGAGATCGCCCAACTCCGCGCCACCCTGCGGGAGATGGAGGACTGCAAGGCACGCGGCGACCAGGCCGCCTACTCGCGCGGCAACCGCCTCTTCCACCAGCAGGTCAAACAGGCCGCCCACCAGCAGACCCTCGCCAAGGCCTACGACACGCTGCTCTACCCGCTCGTCATGCGCCAGTACCGCAACCTCTCCGCCCCGCACCCGCGCGCCGGTTCGCTGGAGGAGCACCAGGCGATCCTCCTCGCCATCGTCACCCGCAACCCCGAGGCGGCCGTCGCCGCGATGCGCCACCACGTGGCCTCAGCCCGCCAGGCACTCCTGCTGCGCTCCGCCCGCGACAGCCCCGCCCACGCCACCGACTGACCGACCGCTCGCCGCACACGAGAAAGGGTCTTCATGCGCCACCCAGTGGAAACCGAGGCAGGGCTGGTGGAGGGCATACCGGGCCGCGACCACGCGCTCACCGTGTTCCGCGGCATCCCCTACGCGGCGCCCCCAGTACGGGAGTTGCGCTGGCGCCCGCCCCAGCCCCCGCCGACCTGGCCCGGTGTGCGCGCGGCCCGCACCTTCGGCCCGATGTGCCCGCAGGCCCCCAACAGCGAGATCGCCGGGATCGACCTCCCGATGAGCGAGGACTGCCTGAACCTCAACGTTTGGACCGGTGCAACCTCCACCGAGGAGCGCCGCCCGGTCCTGGTCTGGAT
The nucleotide sequence above comes from Streptomyces sp. N50. Encoded proteins:
- a CDS encoding SRPBCC domain-containing protein, producing MISIAEEIAVPSPPHRVWEIVSNPSEVVACVNGAELGEAHDDGSFDGTLVVKFGAMKVSFAARVALDLTESDHEGRLSARGKDGQGGTRFTAHATFRVTEGEGPGDSRVTVQGEVQLNGRLAPLVESGAGAMVSRMTREFSAELIQRCAGAEAQAPARRAGLLGRLRAWWARLLTRSQKASVSGDFATEEAGDDPAQAQ
- a CDS encoding HpcH/HpaI aldolase family protein, producing MIGALESGRHAFASFAAPDPASAVEFSTTDYDGLVFETEHKPWDVTALRDSLQYLLNRRQIHAADSLAPAVTPLVRIPANGGEKAQWHAKQVLDLGAYGVVWPHITTVDEARNAVAACRYPSLPGSPRHEPAGLRGDSPGAAARYWGITNAEYYARSDVWPLDPDGEVLVALMIEDQRGIENLPDILDQVPGIGLILIGEGDLSQELGVPRQYEHPRVLECKRRVLDVCGERGVAVGHPHVTADNVKQVLDDGYRFLMSAPVRSYPGLDLGRTLTGRIPGREGLR
- a CDS encoding amidohydrolase family protein, translating into MIIDSHGHFTTAPPALGSWRERQIRAFEESGARVSPDDLHITDDEIKNAVEHGQLKLQLERGTDLGLFSPGAGKMAHHYGDERTSLDWSRVSNDLIARVCGLFPGRFVGVCQLPQSPGDALPVSVRNSVTELERCVEELGFVGCLLNPDPSDGYWQAPPLTDPVYYPLYEKLVELDVPAMVHVAMSRNPALQGTCAHYLNGDTAVFMQLCMSDLFTDFPTLKLILPHGGGAVPYHWGRYRGVMQDQGRPPLEEAVLRNVYFDTCVYHRRGMRLLVDVIPTENILFASEMIGAVRGVDPETGHRFDDTKWLLDSLDTLSDTDRRAIYGGNALRVFGRLEGVLKNIPSSTLSASSSTLSVPSNTLKEAGN
- a CDS encoding thiamine pyrophosphate-binding protein, encoding MKAYEALAEAFVKEGTSDVFGMMGDANMHWMNALDRRGVRLYEVRHEGSGLGMADGWARTTGRPGVVTTTSGPGTSQLATSMIVANRARTPLVAFCGETSWGDQGAVQYLDQRRFAAAVECGFVHLSRPDQAQDAVQRAFYQARTESRPVMLSAPIDVQQGELEDDDEYVPSLALLDSPRLLPDPARIAAACDIVRASKRVVIVAGRGARRAGAGGEVLALQQRTGALLATTLQAKNWLCDSTRYHVGLAGLFGSRTATELLQEADCVIAVGASLNSYTIEHGYLFPDAQYIQIDVSPHIVMGNGRAADCYIQADAVTAVGELSRALEERSVHLDGFHTDDVLRRLAEPLQPPASYVTEPGRIDPRQAIRILDDELPGDMGLVLGSGHQVDFGTMLFQRSREVLSNYGMFGAIGQAPLLAIGRLIAEGRRPGFVVEGDASFLMHLSEFETACRYGIPLLVVVMNDEGLGAEYHKSRSKGLDPNLALIPTPELGPVAVALGGAGATVRTPAELTAAVAEFVRAPRPTVIDVRITREVLSVPYRRLMYGEDV
- a CDS encoding DUF3500 domain-containing protein, which produces MTGLRHRPSAPSRRPDRWTPDLLAKIDWRRRAAAEPFRGVTTPDGVRPGLFPLRDTGVDVGPVRQAAEDYLAALSPTQLAAGRFPVDDVTWRHWANGARYFLRHGLCLEDFDDEGRRRALDVVRASLSAYGYTQVVDLMHLNLTIGELRGEQDLLNEWLYWFSVYGEPENGRPWGWQLDGHHVNVNCVFVGDQMVLTPTFLGAEPVTATSGKYAGTTVFRREEAVGQELFTTLTRRQRERAVIADELPPDLFVGAFRDNFQLAHQGLPLSELTSGPRAVAAELMGLYVNRAADGHARVRMDEVTAHLADTLFAWIGDGAPDSAFYYRLHSPVILVEFEHQAGVMFDNDVPSRKHIHTVVRTPNGNDYGADLLRRHHERFHRKRSTG
- a CDS encoding ABC transporter substrate-binding protein, which gives rise to MQKLSVALGEYPHGQALLDGEVEVDGYRVEPVEVRPVIGAYRRMIRDLEFDVCELAPVSYLMARQEGVPLTAIPVFLNRRFHHGDVQCAEDSAIRAPRDLEGRRVGVRAYTVTTGVWVRGILAEQYGVDVEKITWVVDDDDHIEGRTPPNVERVADGRSLGELLRAGDIDAAFTGNAGTGRAGAPREGWAAADEGVGDGPYPLFPAAEVLAVDWYLRTGIYPLHSLIALRSDLVERDPALPAKLYTAFADSKRRQLAADPDWLAQPRFARQARQIGGDPVPYGIDANEPSLAALVRFSRDQGLLDPGFPTDPHALFAAGDHPDA
- a CDS encoding amidohydrolase family protein, translated to MDVVDAHCHIISEDQARYPRAPIGGKQSAWAESRPVTAAGMVTRMDEAGIGQAVLVQATTAYGYDNSYVLDSCRSRPGRFAAVGTFDPLRPDAADILANAVGDGGLAGVRLFTSGSTVPTQGEWFAAPETYEFWRRAGELDITVCLQMRLGAATKQLRQVLERFPDVRVLLDHIGYPDIAASPARAGADVAELAQHAGLFLKLTHRNLERLYDAGDAAADFLEPVVAAFGAERIAWGSNCPAAEQSLPELLRLAEDVLAVLPDDARQAIFAGTARRLYPGLTEEGA
- a CDS encoding GntR family transcriptional regulator, whose product is MIKVDISGYDDVVDPGRTSPTRHSQAYDGLRSLLLSGSVEPGTRLTEADLTRMFNVSRSTMRAVLVRLTQEGYVTSEVNRGVRTRSFSVEEAADILEARETLESALAGKAAERATDEEIAQLRATLREMEDCKARGDQAAYSRGNRLFHQQVKQAAHQQTLAKAYDTLLYPLVMRQYRNLSAPHPRAGSLEEHQAILLAIVTRNPEAAVAAMRHHVASARQALLLRSARDSPAHATD